GGGTTGTCTCCGGAAGTTGCGACCCAGACGGATTCGCCGGTTGTTCCTGTCGACGCGCTGCCGGTGCCGTCGGTGCCGTCGCCAGAAGCCGAGATTGTGGTGTCCAGCGATCCTGCGCAGCCCGGGCAGCCTGGTGGCGAGCCGCAATTACCTGAATTAGATCCCGACACCACAGCCCCCGAGATTATCGCAAGTATCGCCGAGACGCTTGATGGGCCCGCCGCTGGGGACCGTGGCGCTGATATCGTGACCAACCCCGGAACGGAAGACGCGCCCGTTGCGCCTGAAAACCCGGAATCAGCCCCCGTGACGGTGCCAGCAGTGAGCGTCGATGTGCCAACTATGCTTGCGCCAGACACAGGTACAATGCCGGTTAGTCAACTGCCAACAGTGGTCGATTCTCCGGCCGAGCAATTCGTACCGGGCGAAAGCCGCGACGCGGGGGGCAATTCCGCCGAGGCTCAGGAAGACAGTCTGGATCAACCCGGAGAACAGATTGCGGCCCTGCCCACTACGACAAACGCGCGCGACGCATCCGGTGGCCCAACCATTGGAACTCCCGTTGTGCCGCTGACCGAGCGCAACAGTGAAGGGTCGGGAAACCCGTCATCGGAGTCGCAGGTGGTTTCGCCGTTTGAATCTTTTGCTGAACCGTTCACAAATCCCGAAGGTCGCCCCCTGATGGCGATCGTCCTTATTGATGATACCCAGTCTATTGGCGCCGAGGCGCTGGTCGGCTTCCCTTATCCGTTGAGTTTTGCAATTGATCCGCAGGACCCGAAGGCCACCGAAAAAATGGCGGCCCGTCGGGCGGCAGGTTTCGAGGTGCTGGTTTTGACAGATTTGCCGCGGGAAGCTGCGCCCCAGGATGCGGAAACTTCGCTGGCGGTTTGGTTTGATACACTGCCCGAATCCATTGGTGTGCTGGAGGGAACCGGTACTGGCTTTCAGGGCAATCGGCCATTGGCCGATCAGGTTTCGGCAGTGGTCGCGGCGTCGGGTCGGGGATTGCTGACGCAAAATCACGGTTTGAATACTGTCCAGAAACTGGCTTTACGGGATGGCGTGCCGGCTTCTGTGGTCTTTCGTGACTTTGACGGAGCCGGGCAAAACCCTAAGGCAATCCGACGGTTTCTGGATCAGGCCGCGTTTCGTGCTGGTCAAGAAGGTGCTGTGATTATGCTGGGACGGGTCCGACCTGACACGATCTCAGCTTTGCTGCTCTGGGGGTTGCAAGATCGCGCCTCACGGGTGGCATTGTCGCCGGCCTCTGCGGTATTGTCCTATCAGATCACCAACAACTAACACGACAATCAACGGCTGCGCGTCACTTTCGTCTTACGGCTGTTGTCCAACAAAATAGAGCAGAAATTTTATGATCGACTTGGTGGTTCTATGCACGGCCGCGTTTCTGGCAGGCGGGCTGAATGCGATTGCGGGCGGAGGCAGCTTTTTAACCTTTCCAGCATTGGTCTTTACCGGCGTTCCTGTGATCGCCGCAAATGCAACCAGCGCCGTTGCTGTTTTCCCAGGCTATGCCAGTGGAGCACTGGGGTTTCTCGGAGAGTTGCGATCCTTTGATCGCCGGATGCTGCTTCGCCTGGTGGGGCTGTCGGTGGTTGGTGGCGTGGCCGGGTCCCTGCTGTTGCTGGTGACACCTGCAAGTGTTTTCAACTGGGTCGTGCCCTGGCTGTTATTGTTTGCCACTATACTATTTTTGTTAGGGGGGCGCATCAATTCCTGGATTGTCTCGCGTGGTAAGGCAGAGAGCAACGGTTGGCTCACCACGCTTTTGGTTTCGATCTACGGTGGTTACTTCAATGGCGGGCTTGGCATTGTTCTGCTTGCGTTGTTTTCCGCCCAGGGAATGCGCGATCTGAACCTTATGAACGGGCTGAAGAATGTATTGTCCTTTGTTTTGTCCGCGGCCTCTGTACTGACTTTTGCCTTGGCAGGCGTTGTGTACTGGAAAGAGGCTATCGTCATGATGGTGGCAGCGACAGTCGGCGGCTACGTCGGTGCGCGGTTGGCGCGCCGCATGCCGGTGGCCATGGTGAAACTGATCGTGATTATTGTTGGTTTGGTCATGACCACAGTATT
This portion of the Parasedimentitalea marina genome encodes:
- a CDS encoding divergent polysaccharide deacetylase family protein — its product is MRGFLGGVSIGAVVAVGGAAMLSLSAPLPKVVDVTAQTPSETSEPTDETGLPIETPGPDADLVEMAPIAPSGESGAELSGLQGLDTEPGSRPVVGADETALSDPDEPSVGGGLSPEVATQTDSPVVPVDALPVPSVPSPEAEIVVSSDPAQPGQPGGEPQLPELDPDTTAPEIIASIAETLDGPAAGDRGADIVTNPGTEDAPVAPENPESAPVTVPAVSVDVPTMLAPDTGTMPVSQLPTVVDSPAEQFVPGESRDAGGNSAEAQEDSLDQPGEQIAALPTTTNARDASGGPTIGTPVVPLTERNSEGSGNPSSESQVVSPFESFAEPFTNPEGRPLMAIVLIDDTQSIGAEALVGFPYPLSFAIDPQDPKATEKMAARRAAGFEVLVLTDLPREAAPQDAETSLAVWFDTLPESIGVLEGTGTGFQGNRPLADQVSAVVAASGRGLLTQNHGLNTVQKLALRDGVPASVVFRDFDGAGQNPKAIRRFLDQAAFRAGQEGAVIMLGRVRPDTISALLLWGLQDRASRVALSPASAVLSYQITNN
- a CDS encoding sulfite exporter TauE/SafE family protein: MIDLVVLCTAAFLAGGLNAIAGGGSFLTFPALVFTGVPVIAANATSAVAVFPGYASGALGFLGELRSFDRRMLLRLVGLSVVGGVAGSLLLLVTPASVFNWVVPWLLLFATILFLLGGRINSWIVSRGKAESNGWLTTLLVSIYGGYFNGGLGIVLLALFSAQGMRDLNLMNGLKNVLSFVLSAASVLTFALAGVVYWKEAIVMMVAATVGGYVGARLARRMPVAMVKLIVIIVGLVMTTVFFMRSI